The DNA window AATGAATACAAAAATAAATTCTATCAATTGATTTTTGTATCCAAAACCGTTATAATAAAGTGGAATTGAATAGAGTATTTATTTGAATCCAAAGGAGGAAAAATCATGCAAAGAATAAAAATGTCAGAGCGTGTCAATTATATAGGAGTTAATGACAGACGATTGGCTTTATTTGAAAATATGTGGCCACTACCTAAAGGGGTTTCATATAATTCATATATGATAGATGACGATAAAGTTGTATTGATAGATACGGTTGAACGTAGCAAGATTGAAGAATTTATAGAAAATATAAAGAGCGTTATTGGTGATAGAGTTGTAGATTACCTAATAGTAAACCATATGGAACCAGATCATTCAGGTGGTATAGCTGCATTGGTTAGAGAATACCCTGACATGAAAATTGTAGGAAATGCTAAAACGTTTGAAATGTTAAAGCAATTTTATTTTTTAGAGTCTAACCTACATGAAGTGAAGGATGGAGAGTTATTAGATTTAGGTTATCACAAATTAAGATTTTATACAGCACCTATGGTTCACTGGCCAGAGACAATGCTGACTTATGATGAAACTGAAAAAATACTGTTTTCATCAGATGCATTCGGTAGCTTTGGAGCTATTAATGGAGCATTGTTCGATGATGAGATAGATTTGAGTTATTATGAGAATGAAATGAGAAGATATTATTCTAATATAGTTGGAAAATATGGAGCGATGGTTCAAAAAGCACTAAAAAAATTAAGTGATGTGGAAATAAAAATGGTAGCACCAGCTCACGGGCCAGTTTGGAGATCTAATTTAGGATACTTATTAGAAAAATATAATAAGTGGAGTCGATACGATACAGAAGAAGGTGTCGTAATAGTATATGGAACTATGTATGGCAATACAGAAAAAATGGCAGATATAATAGCTAGAGAATTGGTAGAACAAGGCATCAAAAACGTCAAGGTTTATGATGCGTCAAAAACACATATGTCATATATTATAAGTGATTTATTTAAGTATAAAGGTTTTATAGTTGGTAGCTGTGCGTATAATACTGCAATGTTTCCTACTGTAGAACACTTATTGAAAGAAATAGAATTGTTTGGAGTGAAGAAACATTTATTAGGGATATTTGGCTCTTATGCTTGGAGTGGTGGAGGAGTTAAAAATCTACAGAAATTTGCAGAAAATATAAAATGGGAAA is part of the Tissierellales bacterium genome and encodes:
- a CDS encoding FprA family A-type flavoprotein; translation: MQRIKMSERVNYIGVNDRRLALFENMWPLPKGVSYNSYMIDDDKVVLIDTVERSKIEEFIENIKSVIGDRVVDYLIVNHMEPDHSGGIAALVREYPDMKIVGNAKTFEMLKQFYFLESNLHEVKDGELLDLGYHKLRFYTAPMVHWPETMLTYDETEKILFSSDAFGSFGAINGALFDDEIDLSYYENEMRRYYSNIVGKYGAMVQKALKKLSDVEIKMVAPAHGPVWRSNLGYLLEKYNKWSRYDTEEGVVIVYGTMYGNTEKMADIIARELVEQGIKNVKVYDASKTHMSYIISDLFKYKGFIVGSCAYNTAMFPTVEHLLKEIELFGVKKHLLGIFGSYAWSGGGVKNLQKFAENIKWEMVHEPNEFKGALKEEDGNEAKEIARAMADKLKSLRA